In one Sebastes umbrosus isolate fSebUmb1 chromosome 13, fSebUmb1.pri, whole genome shotgun sequence genomic region, the following are encoded:
- the LOC119500505 gene encoding ras-related protein Rab-17-like: MGEKLPRVPGGARLHSDTLNRPVRNLRVKMVLLGSSGVGKSSLALRFGRDEFKNTSPTVGCAYLTRVVHLNDVTLRFEIWDTAGQEKYHSVTPLYYRGAHAALLVYDISKRETFIRTQVWLKELEKQYIPGSTVIWLVGNKGDLAQDRQVSVQEGRSLANDRGLLFTETSALSGDQVSKLLLAVAHRVYESIGVQQGGLSEWQETPHVDLRRGDTFTPFVSCCKVGP; the protein is encoded by the exons ATGGGGGAAAAGCTCCCACGGGTGCCAGGAGGAGCCCGGCTCCACAGTGACACTTTGAATAGACCGGTGCGGAACCTCAGGGTTAAGATGGTACTTCTGGGGAGCTCCGGTGTGGGAAAGTCCAGCCTGGCACTACGATTTGGCCGGGATGAGTTCAAAAATACCTCACCTACTGTAGGCT GTGCCTACCTGACCCGGGTGGTGCATCTGAATGACGTCACTCTTCGCTTTGAGATATGGGACACGGCAGGGCAGGAAAAATACCACAGTGTCACCCCACTTTACTACAGAGGAGCCCACGCTGCACTCTTGGTCTATGATATCAGCAAAAGG GAAACATTTATCAGAACTCAAGTGTGGCTCAAAGAGCTTGAGAAACAGTACATCCCAGGATCTACTGTCATATGGCTGGTAGGCAACAAGGGAGATCTGGCACAGGATCGACAAGTCTCAGTGCAG GAAGGACGGAGTCTGGCCAATGACAGGGGCTTATTGTTTACAGAGACATCGGCCCTGTCCGGGGATCAGGTCTCCAAGTTGCTGCTAGCTGTAG CCCACAGGGTGTATGAGTCCATTGGAGTGCAGCAGGGAGGTCTGTCAGAGTGGCAGGAGACGCCACATGTGGATCTGCGTCGTGGAGACACATTCACCCCTTTTGTATCCTGCTGCAAAGTTGGACCCTAA